The genomic DNA GGAGGATCAGGGGCAATTCGATGAGGCGATCGGCATGTTCCGGCTGGTCGCGAAGCTGGGGGATTCGGCGAGTCAGCGTGCGGAAGGTCTCTGGCGTGCCGGGTGGGCGCAATATCGGACAGCCCGGTATCGGGACGCAGCCGAGACGTTTCGATCCGTTGTGGAGTTGCATGTCAACGGCTTTGAGCCTCAGGCAATGTATTGGGCGGCGAGGGCCGACGAGCGCGAAAAAAATACCACCGTTGCCGATCAATACACACGCCTCTGTCAGCGGCACGCCTACAGTTACTACTGCCAGTTGGCTGCACGGCGAGTTTCGTTGCCGCCGGTCACGCCGGTTGCGACAGACGCGGAGCGTCCGGCAGGCGATGAGGCTTCACGATTGCCGGAGAATCGGCGTCCTGAGATCGAACGGCACGTGGTCTATCAACGTGGAATCGAGCTCAAGATATTGGGGTTCGCCCAGGATGCGGCTCGCGAACTTGGCTCTCTCACAGAGCAGTATAGTCGTGACCCGGAGGTGCTGCTGGCCTTCTCGACGTTGCTCAGTGAAGTGGGGGCGTACCATCCAGCCTTACGCGTGGCAAAAGTTCACTTTAAGGAGAAGCTGGAACGCAGCGGTTTGCCGACCGCGCCAGCCTTGTGGACCGTGGCCTACCCGACCGGCCTGCTCCCGACGATCACCGCGCAGGGTGTCACTGCGGTTGACCCCTACCTGGCTGCCGCGATCATTCGCGAGGAGAGCCAGTACGATGAGAAGGCTGTCTCGATGGTGGGAGCCGTGGGGTTGATGCAGTTGATGCCGGTCACGGCGAATGCCGTGGCACAGCGGTACGGGTTTCCCGCGGTCGGACGGGAAGAACTGTTCGACCAGGAAACCAACATTCGACTGGGGGTGCGGTATCTGGGGCAATTGCTCGAGCAATACAGCGGGAACCTGGCCCATGCCGTCGCGGCCTACAACGCCGGCCCGATTGCCGTGAACAATTGGATCGCAGTGCATCGAGGACGGGAGCAGGACGAGTTCGTGGAACTCATTCCGTATCAGGAAACGCGGTTGTACGTGAAACGGGTCTTGCGCAGCTATGGAGAATATCGCCGTCTCCATAACGGCACGTCGTAGCGGGGCCGTTTTCTTGACAAGCCGGAGCGAACTTTCTATATTTCGCCCCCGTCACCCAACGTGTTCGACCACCACTTTGATGTGAGGAAATACCATGACGTTAGATCATCTCGACGCCCTTGAAATTCGGATTCGCGATTTGGTGAAGCTGGTGCAGGATCTCAAGCGGAAAAATGCCTCATTAGAGGATGACTTGCGTCTGGCGCGGGAGCGGGTTGCGGTTCGTGATGACGAAAACCGACGCTGGGAACAGGAGCGGATCGATATCCGTTCACGGATCGAGAAAGTCCTGGGCGAGATCGATCTGTTGGAATGCCTGGATGAACCCAAGGAGGTGGCTGTTGACTAAGACCATTGACGTGGAGATCTATGGCCAGCGGTACAGCATCAACGGGGAAGCGGACGAATCGTACGTGAAGCAATTGGCCGATATGGTCGATAAGCAGATGAAACAGGTGGCGGCCGGCATGCGGTCGGCCACCCCGGCCAAGTTGGCCGTCCTTGCCGCATTCAACCTTGCCCACGAATTGATGGAATCAGAGCGAAAGTCCCGGCAGGGAGAGGCCGACGCGGATCGTCGGGTGGCCTCCCTGATGGAATCGATCGATCAGCAGATGCCGTCCATCCTGTCACGGTGAGTTTCGCCTTGCTTTCACTGTACTGCTTTGTTATCGTTTCTGTGTTGTATTGACCTGAGGGTCAACAAGAGCAGGAGAGGAAAGGAAGCTTCGAACAAGGACGGAAAATCTGACGACGGTTTTTGAGCGCTAAACATATGGAATCGCTGGTTTTTGTGCTGTTATTCACAGTGGTCGTGATGGTGTGGATGAGAGAAGGCTCCCAGGCTGGCATGTCTGTTCGACAGGTGTGTTCGCAACGTGTAGCAAGGGGCGAAGAGCAGGTGCTGGCGGATGGGCTATGGCCTGCGCTGTGCTCGCAACCTGTGACGATCCCCGACCGGGGGGCTTGGTCTGTGCGCCTTCGATGTGACAGACGTATTGATTCGGGTCGAAGTCGACCACTCCTCCACGTGAATTGACGGCGGCGATTCCACGCTTCGTTTCTACTGGCTCAAGAAGTCAGATGTTTCCCCCTCACGCGTAGACATTCCTTTCTCACGCTCCTTGCTCTCCCTTTAACACTGGCTGTGACTATTCGCAGGGTGACAGTGTTTACTGTCCCGCTGCCGTAAGGGAGGTGGTTCCCATTTCTCTCAGCGTTGTTGCGTACATTTTTGTCGGATTAGTGGGAGCGGTCCTGGGTGCCGGGTTGTATGAGGTCTTTCGCCGTCGGTCGGCGTTGGCTCGTCGTGCCGAGGCCGAGGATCAGTCGGCGCAGATCGTTCAATCGGCTCAGCGTGAAGCAGAGAATCTCGTCAAAGAGGCCAAGCTGGAGGCCAAGGATCTGGTCTTTCAGGCCAGGATCGAACTCGAAAAGGAACAAAAGGCCAAGCTGGCCGAAGTTTCCAATTCGGAACGGCGTGTGTCCCAACGGGAAGAGGGACTCGATCGCAAGCTCGGCTTGCTTGAGAAGCGGGATCAGGAAGCGCTCAAGCGTGAGCAGGACTTATTGAAGCGTGAGGAGACACTGGTACAGAAGGACGCGGCCTGCGCGCAGGCGCTGAAACAGCATCGCGAGGCCCTTGAGCGGGTGGCCGGCTTGACGGCTGAGGAAGCGAAGCGGCAACTGATTCAGGATCTGGATAGTCAGGCGCGGTTGGAAGCGGCCGGCCTGGCCAAGCGCCTGCTCGAAGAGGCCAAGGAAAATGCCGACCGGGAGGCGCGGGAAATCATCGCCAGCTCGATTCAACGAGTGACCCGGGATTATGTGAATGAAGCCACTATCTCCGTGGTGCCGATTGCCAACGATGCCATGAAGGGCCGGATTATCGGTCGAGAGGGGCGGAATATCCGGGCGATCGAGGCGGCGACGGGGATCGACCTCATTATCGATGAAACGCCGGAGGCGGTTATTATTTCAGGGTTCGATCCGCTTCGTCGTGAGATTGCCAAGGTCTCGCTTGAGCGGCTCATGCACGACGGCCGAATCCATCCGACGCGCATTGAAGAGATCGTCGAAAAGGTGAAGGTCGATATCGAGAAGCTGATGATCGAAGAGGCTGAAAAGGTGATCTTCGAGGTTGGCTTGTCTGATTTTCATCCCGAGTTGGTCAAGGTGTTGGGACGGCTCAAGTACCGAACCAGCTATGGGCAGAATAATCTGTACCATGCGCGGGAAGCGGCCTACATCTGCGGCATCATGGCCTCCGAGTTGAAACTCGACGTGAAACTCGCCAAGCGCGGCGCCTTGTTGCACGATATCGGAAAGGCCGTCAGTCACGAAGAAGAAGGGCCGCATGCCATGCTGGGTGCGGAGATCGCCAAGAAGTACGGCGAAAACGCCAAAGTGGTGAATGCCATTGCGGCGCATCACGAACAGGTTGAGCCCATTTGTCCGGAGACCGTACTGGTGGCGGCGGCGGAAGCGCTGTCGGCGGCGCGGCCGGGGGCACGCCGTGAAGCCCTGGAGTCGTATGTCAAGCGGTTGGAGAAGTTGGAGTCGCTGGCGACCGTTCACAAGGGTGTGCAGAAGGCCTATGCGATTCAAGCGGGTCGTGAAATTCGTGTCATTGTGAAGCAGGAAGATTTGACGGACCCGGAATGTTTCCAGTTGTCCCGGGATCTGGCAAAGAAGATTGAGCAGGAGCTGACCTATCCGGGGCAAATCAAGGTGACGGTGATCCGGGAGAGCCGGTTCGTCGATTTTGCGAAATGAGCGAACGGTTATGAAGGTTCTGATGATCGGCGATATCATGGGCGAGCCAGGGCGTCGGTCCGTGGCTCGCCTCCTGCCGAAACTGATTGCCAACCATTCCATCGATGTTGTGGTCGGCAACGGCGAGAACGTGGCCGGCGGATTCGGTATTACTCCGGACCTGGTGGACGATCTTTTCGATCTCGGGGTGTCGGTCATCACCACGGGGAATCATGCGTGGGACAAGAAGGAAATCCTCGATGTGTTTCCTCGTGAACCGCGTCTCTTGCGTCCTGCGAATTATCCCACCGGAGTGCCGGGCCGAGGCAGTTATGTGTTTACCACGCCCGGCGGCGAATCGTTGGGTGTCCTGCATTTGATGGGGCGGGCGTTCATGCCGACGATCGACTGTCCGTTTCAGGTCGCGAAGCGGGAAATCGAACGTCTCAAGACGCAGGTCTCCGCGATCGTGGTCGATATGCATGCCGAGGCGACGTCTGAAAAGATGGCGATGGGGCATTACTTGGATGGGCTGGTGACGGTTGTGGCGGGGACGCACACCCATGTGCAGACGGCCGATGAGCAAATCCTTCCGAAAGGCACGGCGTACATCACGGATATCGGCATGACCGGCCCGCTTCATTCGGTGATCGGAATTAAAAAAGAACTGGCGATCGAAAAGTTTCTCACCGGAATGCCGCGGCGCTTTGAAGTGGCCTCGGGTCCCGTCGTCTTCTGCGCGGTATTGATGGAACTGGATGCCACGCTCGGCAAGGCTTTGTCGATCGAACGAATCCGAGTGGTGGATTGATCTGTTCGCCTAGCCATTGTCTCAGGCTCGGTAAGCTATGACCGGCCAAACCCTTCCGCTCCCTCTGCTTCTTTCCGTATCCGACGTGACGCGACTGATCCGTGATTCCCTGGAAGCGCAATTCCGGGATATCTGGATCGAGGGCGAAATTACCAACCTTCGCGCACCGTCTTCCGGACACCTGTATTTCACATTGAAAGATGAGCAGAGCCAGCTTCGCGGGGTGCTCTTTCGATCCGGGGCCTCGCGGCTTCGGTTCACCCTGCAGGAGGGCCTGGTGATCGTCGCGCGCGGGCGCATCTCGGTGTATGAGCCGCGTGGCGAGTATCAACTGATCGTCGACTCGCTGGAACCGAAGGGCGTCGGGGCGTTTCAACTGGCGTTCGAGCAACTCAAGGAGCGGTTGGCGCGAGAAGGATTGTTCGACGAGGCGCGAAAGCGTCCCCTGCCTCCCTTCCCACGCACGGTGGGCGTGGTGACCTCTCGCACCGGGGCAGCGGTCCGCGATATTGTGGCGGTCCTCCGTCGCCGCTGTCCGGTCGCGAATATTCTCATCGCTTCCGTGCCGGTCCAGGGCGAGGGAGCCGCCGAGCAGATTGCGGAGGCGATCACGACGTTAAGCGGAATGCCCCAGGTTGAGGTGATGATCGTCGGGCGTGGAGGCGGCGCCTCAGAGGATTTGTGGGCGTTCAACGAAGAAGTGGTCGTTCGCGCCATTGTGCAGTCGAGGGTCCCGGTCGTGTCTGCGGTGGGGCATGAAATCGATGTGACCCTTGCCGACTTTGCCGCGGACTATCGGGCTCCGACACCCTCGGCTGCGGCCGAGGCGGTGGTGCCGGTGTTGGACGAGATCGTGGAGCGACTAGGCGAGATGTCTGATCGTCTGTATCGAGTCGTGCGCACTTTGTTGGAGATGCAGCGCCATCGGTTCGAGCGATCGGTTGGAGTGATGCGCGACATGCGCTTTCGAGTGCAGGCGCATGCCCAGCATCTCGATGAATTGCGAGACGGATTGACGCGCACGCTGACCGAACGATTAACTCTGCTCCACCGGGGGATGGTGGTGCGGCAACATGCCTTGCTGGCTCAAGGACCGCACAACCGGATTCAGACCGCGCTGGTGGTGATCCCGCAACTGTATAAACGGTTGGAGCAAGAAGCCAGACGGGGACTTTTGTCCAGGCGGCAAGCGGTTGCGTCGTACATGATGGCTTTGGACGCTCTCAGTCCATTGGCGATCTTAAGCCGCGGGTATAGCGTCATCCAGGCAATTCCGTCCGGGCGGATCGTCCGGCTGGCGTCAGACGTGGCGGTGGGGGATGTGGTGCAGGCGCGGCTGGCCGAGGGGCGTCTGTTGTGTCTCGTCAGTGAGGTGCTGCCGCCTTCGATGCCTTGACCTCACCGGTGGGGCAGGCAATAATGTTCTGTTTGATGAATGAGCAAGGGAGTGGTTGTGGCTGCCGTGAAGTTTGAATATGCAATGGCACGATTGGAAACGATTGTTGCCGAACTTGAAAAGGGCGATCTTCCTCTCGATGACTCGCTGAAGATTTTCGAGGAGGGGATTCGGTTGTCCAAGACCTGCCTGAAGATGCTGGAGGATGCCGAGCGGAAGGTTGAAATCCTGGTGCAAGAGAAGGACGGCAAGAAGCGGATTCAAGCGTTTTCTCCCGATGAGGATGAGCCGGAGCGCCCTCAGTAACGGTCTGATCGATGCACGGGCTTTCACGTTGCCCGTGTCTGTCGCAATTAAACTTCCATCACAGCCTATGAGCCAGAAATTACGCCCAGAGCGGGAACGGCTGGATCGCGTGCTGGTCAGCCGAGGGTTGGTTGCCAGTCGGGAAGACGCGGCTCGACTCATCCTGGCCGGCCTCGTCCGTGTGGATGGGGTGGTGGTTGATAAGGCGGCGAAACCGACCTTGTCGGATGCGAAGGTGGAGCTGACCGGGCCGGGGTCTCCCTATGTCGGTCGCGGGGGCGAGAAGTTAGCCGGCGCGCTGGATCAATTTCAGGTCGATCCCAAAGGAATGATGTGCTTCGACGTCGGGTGTTCGACCGGGGGATTTACCGATTGTCTGCTGCAGCGCGGCGCCGCGCGTGTCTATGCCGTCGATGTGGGGTATGGTCAGTTTGAGTGGCGCCTACGGCAGGATCCGCGCGTGGTGCTCATGGAGCGGACCAACATCCGGTATCTTGAGCCGAGTGCGATCCGGGATCCGATCGATCTGATTGTCATCGATGTGTCGTTTATCTCGCTGACCCTCGTGCTGCCCTGTGTTGTGCCCTACCTCGCTGCGTCGGGGTTCGTGATCACGTTGATCAAACCGCAGTTTGAAGTGGGGAAAGGTCTTGTCGGACGGGGTGGGATTGTTCGTGATGATGGCTTGCGGGAAGGGGCGGCCGACAAAGTGGTGGCGTGCGCGCAGCAGTTGGGGCTGGAGTTGGCGGATCGAATGGAATCGCCCATCGAGGGCCGAAAGGGCAATCGGGAAATCCTGGCCTGGTTCCGGCGCAGGGCGTGAGGGGTACGAGTCTGGATATCAGTGGGTCTGCGGCGGGTTTCGTCCGGGACGTTCACGCGCAAGGGCAACACGAAAACACTTTGCGGAAGCCTGCAGAAGGTGTAGGCTGACCCTCAATTGTTCGGTCAGGGGATCGGCACATCCGCAGACGAAGGAGAGGCGAGGAGACGTATGAAAGTCTTGGTCACGGGGGGCGCAGGGTTTATCGGGTCACATGTCGTGGATCGTTTGCTCCAGGAGGGGCATGATGTTGTGGTGGTCGATAATCTTGTCACGGGAAAGCGGAAAAACGTCCCCAAGGCGGCCCAATTCTACAAACTGGATATAGAAAATCCCAAGCTCGAACGGATTTTTCGCAACGAACGGCCGTCGATCGTGTTCCACCTCGCCGCTCAGATGAACGTGCGGCGTTCGGTCGAAGATCCGATGTTCGATGCGCAGGTCAATGTGCTGGGGACGCTCAATGTGCTGGAGCAAGCGTCGAAACATGGCGCGCGCAAGGTCATCTTCTCCTCATCCGGCGGGGCGATTTATGGCGAGCAGCTGGCATTTCCTGCCCCGGAAACTCACATTACCCAGCCACTGTCGCCCTACGGCATCAGCAAGTTATGCGGGGAGCATTACCTATCCTACTACCACCGGTTGAGCGGTATTCAGGTGGTCAGTCTGCGATATGCCAATGTGTACGGCCCGCGGCAGGATCCGGAAGGGGAGGCGGGAGTCGTCGCCATCTTCATTCAAAAGATGCTGCGTGGCGAACAGGCGGTGGTCAACGGAAACGGGCGTCAGACTCGCGATTTTGTGTTTGTCGAGGACGTGGTGGAATCGAATTTGATGGCGATGGGTCCCGAGGTGGAGGGCGTGTACAACGTGGGCACGGGAATCGAGACGTCCGTGAACGACCTCTTCAAAATCGTCGTCGATCTAACCAAGGTAGAGTTTAAGGAAGTGCACGGCCCGGCCAAGCGAGGCGAGCAAGCCAGAAGCGTCATCGACTCCACAAAGCTCCACCGTGACCTTGGGTGGGAACCGAAGGTCGATCTGCGCGAGGGACTGCGGCGGACGGTCGAATATTTTCGCGACGGGCTCGGATAGCCGCTTGAGCTAATAGCGGGGCACGGATGGGTCTACCTGAGTAGACCAGGCATCAATGCCTCCGATCAGGTTTTTCACCTTTCCGAAGCCTTGCTGCAGCAGAAACCCTGTCGCATCCGCACTTCTCATCCCGTGGTGGCACACGGCGACAATCTCGGCGTCACGGTCAAGTTTGCCAAGAGATTGCTGCAGGGTCGCCAGCGGGACCAGGATGGATCCCTCCAACTTGGCGATGGCATATTCCCATGGCTCCCGGACGTCTACCAGCACCAGCTTGTCGCCTTTATCCAGCCTCGACTTGAGATCCTTAGGGGTAATCGTGAAACTCATCAGCGCACCTCCATCTATACGGTCGGATCATAAGGAGCCGAAAAATGGGTGTCAACTCCGGTGTGGTCGGCCATTCGTCGCGTGGGGTCTGATCTCAAGACTTTGCGGATTCAGACCGAAGCGTATGGATGAGAGGACGAGGGCCTGGGCCTGACAGTCGGTCGGCAGGTAACGCCTCTGGAGAATGGTCGTTTTTTGTCGAATTGTGCAAATCCTGCCTAGTTTTTTAAGCGTAATCGGCACGGAGATGGGGTAGAATTCTGCCCTAAGTGCTTGATAACTGAAGCGCAAGCAGTACTCGCCGTTCTGTTTCGGCACGCAATTTGCTTAGAGCTGTGGGGGAGACGTGGGAGCGAACGGTTCAGAGGTAGTGGTGTTTGTGACTGCGGCAACGGCCGAGGAGGCAGAAAGACTCGGTCGGATCATCGTGGAGTCCAGACTTGCCGCCTGCGCGAATGTCTTAAATGGCATTCGATCGATTTTCCGTTGGGAGAATAAGATCAACGTCGAAAATGAATGCCTGATGCTCATTAAAACAACCCTGGAGCGATACCCGGAACTCGAAGCAGTCATTCGACGGCACCATAGCTATACTATCCCTGAGATCATCGCACTCCCGGTCATTGCGGGATCGGCGCCCTACCTGGAATGGGTTCGGGAAGAGACTCGTAAGTAGTTGATTCTAATAATGTAATTTTTGAAAACAAAGGGTTGACCATCGTGCTAGAGATCAGTACACTGCAAAAGTCAGTGGCTGAATTCTTGGTTGAATCCGTGAAGGGGAGAGCGTCCTATGAGCCAACAAGCGGCCGAAACAAGTGATGCCTATACTGTGGTGGTCTTTCGGGGGTCCTCCTCCAAGCCGTTACGGTTTAGTTTTCCACGGAAATTCGTGCGCAAGCTCCTGATCTTGGCTGCGATCCTGGTCGTGGCAGATCTGCTCGTTATCTCTCATTATGTGATTCGGACCGGAGAAGTCTGGCAATTGTCGGCGTTCCGGGCTGAAGCCATGGGTGCGCGTGAGCAAACCGCTGCCTTCTCCGCTGCGATTGATGATCTGAAAAAGCGTCTCTCGACCATGGGCGAGGTCAATCAACGGCTTCGAGTCATGCTGGGAATTGACGCCAGCAAGCCGGCCGGGGATTTGGCGAATGGACGGGGTGGCGAGGACGGTCCGCTGCCGGATGGAAAAACCAGTGTGCAGGGGAATGGATCAGCCACTTCTGGGCTGGAACCGCGGCAGCAGGTCTCCGAAGCGCGTGATGCCAATCAGTCCGAGGTTGATTTTGCTACGGAAAGTATTGAAGAGGTCACTCAGCAGGTTCGCGAAAGCCTTGAGGCCCTCGTCCGGGAGGCGAAGCAACAAGAGGAAGCCCTCGAAAGCCTGACCCAAGTTGCAGAGCAGCGTTCGACTCAGTGGGCGTCAACTCCCTCCATCTGGCCTGTGCGCGGATGGGTGACCTCGGCGTTTGGCCCCCGGGTTTCGCCGTTCACCGAAAAGCCGGCCTGGCATGACGGTCTGGATATCGGTGCTCAGGCAAATTCCCCCGTCCAGGCTCCGGCGCTCGGGCGTGTCGTCACCGTGGCCTTTGACTCGAAAATGGGCAATATGGTTAAGCTGGACCATGGATATGGGATTGAGACGGTCTATGGACACCTTGCCAAGTCGTTGGTGAAAGAAGGGCAGCGAGTGAAGCGCGGTGATGTGGTCGCGCTTGTTGGCAGCACCGGGCTTTCCACGGGACCGCATCTCCATTACATGGTCAAGAAGAACGGCCAAGCGTTGGATCCGACCAAGTTTATTCTCGACTAGTCTTTTCGCATTCCTTCCAGATTTCGAAAGAAGTTTACCCGTTCCCTTCCTCTTTTCCGTTGTAATCCTCGACTACCCGCGTCCCAGTCCAGCTCTACCAGCCCTGTGCTCCCCAGTCTTTGCGGCCCATTACTTCGGCGAATGCCGTGGTATACTCCGCACTTTCCTGAAATTCCTGTTCTCACGAGGAACATTGCATGACTGATCTGGAGATAGCCCGTTCCGTCCCTCACAAGCATATATTCGAAGTCGCACAGTCCTTAGGCATTCATTCTGACGATCTCATTCCCTTTGGGCGCTACAAGGCCAAGATCGCGCCCACGCTGGGTGAGCGAATCCAGAACAGACCGCTGGGGCGATACATCCTGGTTACGGCCATCAATCCAACACCCCTTGGCGAGGGCAAGACTACGACCTCAATTGGGCTGAGCATGGGGTTGTGCCGCTTAGGCCATCGGGCCGCCGTCACGCTCAGGCAGCCTTCCTTGGGACCGGTCTTCGGAATCAAGGGGGGCGGTACCGGAGGCGGGAGAGCCCAGGTCCACCCGATGGAAGATATCAATCTGCATTTTACCGGCGATGCGCATGCCGTTTCTGCGAGCCACAATCTCCTTTCCGCATTTGTCGATAACCATCTGTTCCACGGAAATACGCTCAAGGTCGATCCGAAAGGGATCAGATGGCCACGCACGCTTGGGGTGAGTGACCGCGCGCTTCGCGACATTCTCCTGGGAGAGGAAACCGGGCGGCGGCCGGGGAAGTTTGTGATTACGGAGGCGTCGGAAGTCATGGCGGTGCTGGCCCTGGCGACCGACCATGCAGATCTTCGCCAACGCCTCGGGAGAATTCTGATCGGCCTGACTGAGGGCGGACAGATGGTCCGTGCTGAGGAATTTGGCTGCGCCGGCTCCATGGCCGTCTTGCTGAAGGATGCCTTGTTGCCGAATCTCGTGCAGACCCTGGAGGGAACTCCGGCATTTGTTCATGCCGGGCCGTTCGGTAACATCGCGCATGGGAATTGCTCGATTGTCTCCGATCGGTTGGCGTTACGTTGTGCAGACTATGTCGTGACTGAAGCTGGATTCGGGAGTGATTTAGGCGCGGAAAAGTTCTTCAATATTAAGTGCCGCACGTCCGGTCTTCGTCCGGATGTCGGGGTGGTGGTGGCGACCTTGCGTGCGCTCAAGCTTCATGGCGGTGGGGGAATCGTGAAATCCGGTGCTCCGCTGCCTCCCGGTGTGACCGGGCCGAATCAGGCGGCGCTGGAGCAGGGCTTTGCCAACCTCGAGCAGCATATCGCCAATGTCCGGGCCCATGGAGTGCCGGTGGTGGTCGCGGTGAATGCGTTCAAGGATGATTCAACCGATGAACTAAACTGGGTGTGCGAACGCGCCCTGGAAGGGGGTGCGTCGGCAGCTGCGGTGTCGACCCATTGGTCCGACGGTGGACGGGGAGCCGAGGAGCTGGCCAGGGCGGTCGTCAAGGTCGCTGCGCAAGGTACGCAATTCAGTCCTCTCTATGAGGTGACCTCGCCCATTAAGAAAAAGATTGAGACCATCGCCACCACGATCTATGGGGCGGCCGGCGTGTCATTCTCGCCTCAGGCCGAGCGGGACGTAGAGCTGGCGACACGATTGGGATTCGATCGACTTCCCATTTGTATGGCGAAGACCCCGCTTTCACTATCGCACGACCCGGCGGTGAAGGGGCGGCCCTCCGGGTTCACGGTGCCGATTCAGGAGTTGCGGATTCTGGCCGGGGCCGGGTTTCTCACCGCGGTCTGCTCAGGCATTCAGTTGATGCCGGGTCTGCCGAAGAAGCCTGCCGGGGAACGGATCGATGTTGATCCACAATCGGGTCAAATTGTTGGCCTGCAGTAGTGGCGTGTTACCGCTGTTTCAGGTACCGGAAGAATTCTGATTCGGGACTGACGAGGATGGTGGTCTTGTCCTTGAGGGTCTTGCGATAGGCTTCCATGGTGCGGGTAAACTCGAAGAAATGCGGATCCTGGCGATAGGCATCGGCATAGATGCGGAACGCTTTGGCGTCTCCGCCTCCGCGCAATTCCTCTGATTCTCGATAGGCCTCTGCGAGGATGATCTCCCGATCTTTCTCCGCCTCCGACTTGATTTTCTGAGCCTCTTCCGCGCCTTCTGCGCGATACTGCTTCGCTTGTCGCTCCCGCTCGGCTTGCATGCGCGAGAACACGGCCTTTTCATTCTGCTCAGGCAGGTCGGCTCGTTTAATCCGCACGTCCTGGATTTCTATGCCATAGGCAGACGCTTTTTCGTTGGCGCGTTGGGTGACCACGGCCATGAGTTGCGCACGGGCCGATGAGACGATTTCCGCCAGATCGTGCCGGCCTAATTCCACCCGCAGTTCCGAATAAATAATATCGTGCAGGCGCTGGAGCGCGCCGCGCTGGCTTTGGAACGCCTGATACACCTTCAGCGGGTCGGTGATCCGCCACTTCGCAAAATTATCGAGCAGCA from Nitrospira sp. ND1 includes the following:
- a CDS encoding SDR family oxidoreductase codes for the protein MKVLVTGGAGFIGSHVVDRLLQEGHDVVVVDNLVTGKRKNVPKAAQFYKLDIENPKLERIFRNERPSIVFHLAAQMNVRRSVEDPMFDAQVNVLGTLNVLEQASKHGARKVIFSSSGGAIYGEQLAFPAPETHITQPLSPYGISKLCGEHYLSYYHRLSGIQVVSLRYANVYGPRQDPEGEAGVVAIFIQKMLRGEQAVVNGNGRQTRDFVFVEDVVESNLMAMGPEVEGVYNVGTGIETSVNDLFKIVVDLTKVEFKEVHGPAKRGEQARSVIDSTKLHRDLGWEPKVDLREGLRRTVEYFRDGLG
- a CDS encoding rhodanese-like domain-containing protein, yielding MSFTITPKDLKSRLDKGDKLVLVDVREPWEYAIAKLEGSILVPLATLQQSLGKLDRDAEIVAVCHHGMRSADATGFLLQQGFGKVKNLIGGIDAWSTQVDPSVPRY
- the cutA gene encoding divalent-cation tolerance protein CutA, translating into MTAATAEEAERLGRIIVESRLAACANVLNGIRSIFRWENKINVENECLMLIKTTLERYPELEAVIRRHHSYTIPEIIALPVIAGSAPYLEWVREETRK
- a CDS encoding M23 family metallopeptidase, which produces MSQQAAETSDAYTVVVFRGSSSKPLRFSFPRKFVRKLLILAAILVVADLLVISHYVIRTGEVWQLSAFRAEAMGAREQTAAFSAAIDDLKKRLSTMGEVNQRLRVMLGIDASKPAGDLANGRGGEDGPLPDGKTSVQGNGSATSGLEPRQQVSEARDANQSEVDFATESIEEVTQQVRESLEALVREAKQQEEALESLTQVAEQRSTQWASTPSIWPVRGWVTSAFGPRVSPFTEKPAWHDGLDIGAQANSPVQAPALGRVVTVAFDSKMGNMVKLDHGYGIETVYGHLAKSLVKEGQRVKRGDVVALVGSTGLSTGPHLHYMVKKNGQALDPTKFILD
- a CDS encoding formate--tetrahydrofolate ligase, with the protein product MTDLEIARSVPHKHIFEVAQSLGIHSDDLIPFGRYKAKIAPTLGERIQNRPLGRYILVTAINPTPLGEGKTTTSIGLSMGLCRLGHRAAVTLRQPSLGPVFGIKGGGTGGGRAQVHPMEDINLHFTGDAHAVSASHNLLSAFVDNHLFHGNTLKVDPKGIRWPRTLGVSDRALRDILLGEETGRRPGKFVITEASEVMAVLALATDHADLRQRLGRILIGLTEGGQMVRAEEFGCAGSMAVLLKDALLPNLVQTLEGTPAFVHAGPFGNIAHGNCSIVSDRLALRCADYVVTEAGFGSDLGAEKFFNIKCRTSGLRPDVGVVVATLRALKLHGGGGIVKSGAPLPPGVTGPNQAALEQGFANLEQHIANVRAHGVPVVVAVNAFKDDSTDELNWVCERALEGGASAAAVSTHWSDGGRGAEELARAVVKVAAQGTQFSPLYEVTSPIKKKIETIATTIYGAAGVSFSPQAERDVELATRLGFDRLPICMAKTPLSLSHDPAVKGRPSGFTVPIQELRILAGAGFLTAVCSGIQLMPGLPKKPAGERIDVDPQSGQIVGLQ
- the hflC gene encoding protease modulator HflC translates to MSKQGFILAFVGIVLGLLVLGASPFYIVDVTQNAIVVQLGKPVRNVTEGGLYLKMPFIEEVTYFDKRLLDYDSNAQDVITQDKKTLLLDNFAKWRITDPLKVYQAFQSQRGALQRLHDIIYSELRVELGRHDLAEIVSSARAQLMAVVTQRANEKASAYGIEIQDVRIKRADLPEQNEKAVFSRMQAERERQAKQYRAEGAEEAQKIKSEAEKDREIILAEAYRESEELRGGGDAKAFRIYADAYRQDPHFFEFTRTMEAYRKTLKDKTTILVSPESEFFRYLKQR